The following are from one region of the Paenibacillus sp. JZ16 genome:
- a CDS encoding MerR family transcriptional regulator: MNYEPRFIARNKRGPIMKINDVSKLTGLPISTLRFYERKNLIPDSYVKRDANNYRVYSEEIVEFLDDVKALLSVDFSIEELSLLVDQELNLSYEAKTAMIEQKIKEIEEIQKRLKKSKKFLNAVLEGKASFQTKC, from the coding sequence ATGAACTATGAACCTAGGTTCATAGCAAGAAATAAAAGAGGTCCTATTATGAAAATAAACGATGTTTCAAAATTAACGGGTCTGCCCATATCAACATTAAGATTCTATGAACGTAAGAATCTGATTCCGGACAGCTATGTTAAAAGAGATGCAAATAATTACCGTGTTTATTCTGAAGAGATTGTGGAGTTTCTAGATGATGTGAAGGCACTTTTATCCGTAGACTTTTCTATAGAAGAATTAAGTTTGTTGGTAGATCAAGAACTTAACTTATCATACGAGGCTAAGACGGCAATGATTGAACAAAAAATCAAAGAAATTGAAGAGATCCAGAAGCGATTGAAAAAATCGAAGAAGTTCTTGAATGCCGTTTTGGAAGGAAAGGCAAGTTTTCAAACCAAGTGTTAA
- a CDS encoding nitroreductase family protein has translation MFNHIQNNDFANIVMGRRSVRNYDESIKISKEEISDMISEASLAPSSANMQPWRVIVVDTPEGKEKLRPLVRFNTLQNDTSSAMLLIFGDTQSYLYTEEIYNTAVEQGKMPAEVRDRQLETILSYFPTLSKEMKVEIAKVDSSLFAMQFMLVARAHGYDTNPMAGFEADQLAKAFDLDEERYAPVMIISLGKAKENGHESVRLSSDKITFWR, from the coding sequence ATGTTTAACCATATTCAAAACAACGATTTCGCCAATATCGTTATGGGCCGACGTTCTGTCCGTAATTATGATGAGAGCATTAAAATATCGAAAGAAGAGATAAGCGATATGATTTCGGAAGCCAGTTTGGCTCCATCCTCTGCAAATATGCAGCCTTGGCGTGTAATTGTGGTCGATACTCCAGAAGGAAAAGAAAAGCTACGACCTCTTGTGAGGTTCAATACGTTACAGAATGATACTTCATCAGCCATGTTATTAATTTTTGGTGATACCCAAAGCTATTTATATACTGAAGAAATTTACAATACAGCTGTGGAACAAGGAAAAATGCCAGCTGAAGTACGTGATCGTCAACTCGAAACCATTCTATCCTACTTTCCGACTCTATCCAAAGAAATGAAAGTTGAAATTGCAAAAGTCGATAGCAGCCTCTTTGCCATGCAGTTCATGTTAGTAGCTCGTGCACATGGGTATGATACGAATCCAATGGCAGGCTTTGAAGCTGATCAGTTAGCAAAAGCATTCGATTTAGATGAAGAACGCTATGCTCCAGTCATGATCATCTCTTTAGGAAAAGCCAAAGAAAACGGGCATGAGTCCGTTCGATTAAGCTCTGACAAGATTACATTTTGGAGGTAA
- a CDS encoding nitroreductase family protein, which produces MEQRRSVRHYDPHYTVESETLAALIEGASQSPNGNNIQATRYLVIDDPKLKNLLLPIAFHQQQVVEASVLIVVLGDYQAFEKENIIDIHEDGFQKGYFDASLRDYLANAAIQYYLNKSKEDLKLELVRDASLASMSLVLLANEAGLHTITMSGYDSKQLKSALQISDRYEDVMLIAIGKGIKQGHKTVRHDVDKVIYTNKI; this is translated from the coding sequence TTGGAACAAAGACGTTCTGTCAGACATTATGATCCCCATTATACAGTGGAATCGGAAACGTTGGCTGCTTTGATTGAAGGAGCCAGCCAATCGCCCAACGGAAACAATATTCAAGCGACACGGTACCTGGTTATAGACGACCCGAAGTTAAAAAACTTGTTACTTCCCATTGCCTTTCATCAGCAACAGGTAGTAGAAGCATCCGTACTAATCGTTGTACTGGGCGATTATCAAGCATTTGAAAAAGAAAACATTATAGATATCCATGAAGATGGATTCCAAAAGGGTTATTTTGACGCATCATTAAGAGACTATTTAGCCAACGCGGCTATCCAATATTATTTAAATAAATCAAAAGAAGATTTAAAGCTCGAATTAGTAAGAGACGCAAGCCTGGCGTCCATGTCGTTAGTCTTACTGGCGAACGAGGCGGGTCTTCATACGATTACCATGTCCGGGTATGATTCCAAACAATTAAAGTCGGCCTTACAGATTTCTGACAGGTATGAAGATGTGATGCTTATAGCCATTGGGAAAGGAATTAAACAAGGTCATAAAACCGTTAGACACGATGTGGACAAAGTTATTTATACAAATAAAATATAA
- a CDS encoding winged helix-turn-helix transcriptional regulator codes for MNGLNTGINIFMNTVGGKWKCLILFFLSQKPRRTKDFYLLMPTITQKVLTEQLKQLERDELVRREVFKEVPPKVEYSLTELGQSFVPVLNTMCEWGNTYATVQNLETEEQICCQHK; via the coding sequence ATGAACGGTCTCAATACGGGAATCAATATTTTTATGAATACGGTAGGAGGAAAGTGGAAATGTTTAATCCTCTTTTTTCTGAGTCAAAAACCAAGGAGAACCAAGGATTTCTATCTGCTCATGCCAACCATAACGCAGAAAGTTTTAACCGAGCAATTAAAGCAGCTGGAACGAGATGAGCTTGTCCGAAGAGAAGTATTTAAAGAAGTGCCGCCTAAGGTAGAATACAGTTTAACTGAGCTGGGCCAATCCTTCGTGCCCGTATTAAATACAATGTGTGAATGGGGCAACACCTATGCAACCGTACAAAACCTCGAAACAGAAGAACAAATCTGCTGCCAGCATAAATAG
- a CDS encoding GAP1-N2 domain-containing protein translates to MPDFPSRTIQQQMYTRERRGIFRSAEGFDTVARSSGLEASFIKKVLHPFCQYEAPAELTARSEREAAAYPAALHLFHTETGETVLGRSVFQPADFTGLRSAFFTHHYVIPDGFLEDEHSAYQSWLQASFADHYDIEEGVDLPQLPAIPVQADSQAAISYKRAPALLQELGIDEKVFKQLLYACISAAAGKKKVYIVLDVPVEQLSAKAEQLLFVLFGRLPYALRQVLGFVTYAKEPQSKKGLHLMFVEKGSLRLSDRSIEKDYLFELAAGRVINADLKWSEQPYLDFAWETLLDPDRSERFFAFAEQMLADMEPGLGILLDSYDDLCVLFQIEEGQEGLYHEHKHAVLRAMLLYLKPAGALASKGRLDQLFHTLFAQEFELVKGGHVPDAAIAGFVRDYHGINPRQHHDLIVEYFIRSLNNALSKRRQDVTEAIYDLLEGSPALSRAFYARVLTSPGLPALMFDPYMKKRMQQAASPTDLVDLIGLWVRNHPLLLEQENYIRLAEAQLVDKLKQDSDPVRAVNAVLDQLDSLEHHPQKGIGRYQGGTSFADRLIYAANLFLLREVEPEQLSQKQLLDIGFLQMPKEFKGWVERFDSRIRSKAAVMLALHQWSSREEARVEVLEDLSAEERERTQQIMRKWLQNHVVPSRFDSITLAFCTEIRSSAVDYRGLLDYLHRYGNSAEVVYQYIMWSAEQPVFVRPRGLVPAYATAIVDYFKTYDREAFKNKEYAKTYFNSPAPILKPVYTKVRAELASPLVRWIRQHSRFVKITSSLLAVIVIAGAVFMMIQNGKGPADGSADPNPVTTPPVTAPPASSDTVPEKPLLTATVVEEGEQEGKTELSFHFKQPAACRDFNVDELQIVGKDASMLFEAASPELTRVCADETTGEAKADPSGTEIESTDNQTDPNTGIAEGEDSSDPAEGEAVESSESVGDAQENQTYSSQVTVKLDKPLDVSLVEKVVVDGVSYELSDESALSEEPEQTPENETDEGV, encoded by the coding sequence GTGCCGGATTTCCCATCCCGAACCATACAGCAGCAAATGTACACGCGGGAGCGGCGGGGCATATTCCGTTCAGCTGAAGGCTTTGATACGGTGGCCCGTTCGTCCGGCTTGGAGGCCTCCTTTATCAAAAAGGTGCTGCATCCCTTTTGCCAATACGAGGCTCCTGCCGAGCTGACGGCACGAAGCGAGAGGGAAGCGGCGGCTTATCCGGCCGCCCTTCATCTGTTCCATACGGAAACCGGAGAAACGGTGCTGGGGCGAAGCGTGTTTCAGCCTGCGGATTTTACGGGACTTCGCAGTGCCTTTTTTACGCATCACTATGTCATTCCCGACGGTTTCCTTGAAGATGAGCATTCGGCTTACCAGTCCTGGCTGCAGGCTTCCTTTGCCGATCACTACGATATTGAAGAAGGCGTTGATCTGCCGCAGCTTCCTGCCATTCCGGTTCAGGCCGATTCTCAAGCCGCCATTTCCTATAAGAGGGCGCCAGCCTTATTGCAGGAGCTTGGGATCGACGAGAAGGTATTCAAGCAGCTGCTCTATGCATGCATATCCGCGGCTGCCGGGAAGAAAAAAGTATATATCGTTCTGGATGTGCCGGTGGAACAGTTGTCCGCGAAGGCGGAGCAGCTGCTCTTTGTGTTGTTTGGCCGATTGCCCTATGCGCTGCGCCAGGTGCTTGGATTCGTAACCTATGCCAAGGAGCCGCAGAGCAAGAAGGGACTTCACCTTATGTTCGTGGAGAAGGGCAGCCTGCGTCTAAGCGACCGCAGCATCGAGAAGGATTATTTGTTTGAGCTCGCTGCCGGCAGGGTTATCAATGCCGATCTGAAATGGTCCGAGCAGCCTTATCTTGATTTTGCATGGGAAACGCTATTGGACCCGGATCGCTCCGAGCGCTTTTTTGCCTTCGCCGAGCAGATGCTTGCCGATATGGAGCCGGGTCTGGGGATCTTGCTGGACAGCTACGATGATTTATGTGTGCTGTTCCAGATTGAAGAAGGCCAAGAGGGCTTGTACCATGAGCATAAACATGCCGTTCTGCGTGCAATGCTGCTTTATTTGAAGCCGGCAGGTGCCCTTGCTTCTAAGGGACGGCTGGATCAGCTGTTCCACACCCTGTTTGCCCAGGAATTCGAACTTGTCAAAGGCGGACATGTTCCGGATGCAGCCATTGCCGGTTTTGTTAGGGATTATCACGGCATCAATCCCCGGCAGCATCATGATCTGATTGTGGAATATTTTATCCGCTCATTAAATAACGCCTTATCGAAGCGGCGTCAGGATGTGACCGAGGCGATTTACGACCTGCTGGAGGGCAGCCCGGCCTTAAGCCGAGCCTTCTACGCCAGGGTGCTGACCAGTCCGGGACTGCCGGCGTTGATGTTTGATCCGTACATGAAAAAACGCATGCAGCAAGCGGCGTCGCCTACAGACTTGGTAGACCTGATCGGCTTGTGGGTTCGGAACCACCCACTCCTGCTGGAACAGGAGAATTACATCAGGTTAGCCGAAGCCCAGCTTGTCGATAAGCTTAAGCAGGATTCGGATCCGGTGAGAGCGGTCAACGCCGTACTGGACCAATTGGATTCGCTGGAGCACCATCCTCAGAAGGGAATCGGTCGTTACCAAGGCGGAACATCATTTGCAGACCGGTTGATATATGCGGCAAACCTTTTTCTCTTGCGTGAGGTGGAGCCCGAGCAATTAAGCCAGAAACAGCTGCTGGATATCGGCTTTCTGCAAATGCCGAAGGAGTTCAAGGGCTGGGTAGAGCGGTTTGATTCCCGGATTCGGTCCAAAGCCGCGGTCATGCTGGCCCTTCACCAATGGTCCAGCCGAGAAGAAGCAAGAGTGGAGGTGCTGGAGGATCTGTCAGCCGAGGAGCGGGAACGAACCCAGCAAATCATGCGGAAATGGCTGCAGAACCATGTGGTGCCATCCCGATTTGATAGCATTACCCTAGCCTTTTGCACGGAGATTCGTTCCAGTGCCGTAGACTATCGGGGCCTGCTTGATTATTTGCACAGATACGGCAACAGTGCAGAAGTGGTATACCAGTATATTATGTGGTCTGCCGAGCAACCTGTATTCGTTAGACCGCGGGGACTTGTTCCGGCTTATGCCACCGCCATCGTCGATTATTTCAAAACCTATGATCGTGAAGCCTTCAAGAATAAGGAATATGCGAAAACGTATTTCAATTCTCCCGCTCCAATCCTTAAACCGGTGTATACGAAGGTTAGGGCTGAATTAGCTTCGCCGTTGGTGCGATGGATTCGACAGCATTCGCGGTTCGTAAAAATCACGTCGTCTTTGCTTGCGGTGATCGTTATTGCTGGCGCTGTCTTCATGATGATTCAAAACGGCAAGGGACCTGCGGATGGCAGTGCCGATCCGAATCCGGTCACTACCCCTCCAGTTACCGCACCTCCGGCTTCTTCCGATACCGTCCCTGAAAAGCCATTACTGACGGCGACGGTAGTGGAGGAAGGCGAGCAGGAGGGCAAGACCGAGCTGAGTTTCCATTTTAAACAGCCGGCAGCTTGCCGGGATTTCAATGTGGACGAGCTACAGATTGTAGGCAAGGATGCAAGCATGTTGTTTGAAGCTGCCAGCCCTGAATTAACGCGGGTATGCGCGGATGAAACTACAGGCGAAGCAAAAGCCGATCCATCAGGAACAGAGATTGAATCAACGGATAATCAAACGGACCCGAATACTGGGATAGCAGAAGGGGAAGACTCGTCTGATCCTGCTGAAGGTGAAGCTGTGGAGTCATCGGAAAGCGTTGGTGACGCTCAGGAAAACCAGACTTACTCAAGTCAGGTTACCGTGAAGCTGGATAAGCCGCTTGACGTGTCCCTAGTCGAAAAGGTTGTTGTGGATGGCGTCTCGTATGAGCTGTCCGACGAAAGCGCGCTTTCGGAAGAGCCCGAGCAGACGCCGGAGAATGAGACGGATGAAGGAGTTTAA